GCGGGAATTCTTCATCGCTGAATCATAACAAAGCGTCGGCCGTCACCCGCCACCTCCGCCGCAGCCGGGCTGCAGCGGGATGGTCGAAGGACTATCATTGCCGGCGCCCCCGGTCCCGAATACACCCCGATGACCGCACCACTGACCGCCGAACTCCGCCGCTGCCCCACCTGCAACCGCTGGGGCGGCAAGCGCGCGCTCGAGGCGGACGGTCACACCGTAAGACTCGACCCTGACAACAGCCGCGGCACCTGCAACGAAGGCCCCTGGCACGGCTCGCTGCGCGGGCCGCGCAATGCGTGCGGCCAATGGCTGCGCTGGATCGCGATCGTCGCCGAGGTCTAGCGCCAACATCGGGCGCCGACGCCCTTACTCCTCGCCGTCGTCTCCGCTGCCCTGCTCGCTTCCGGCGGCCTCGGCGCGCGCGGCATCCGCCACCGCGATCATGCGCGCACGCGATTCCGGGGTTTCCAGGCTGATGCGCCCCAGCACGCCGTCGCGATAGTCCTGCAGCAGGATCAGCGCCGCCTTCTCCAGATCGAGCCCGCCGCCCTTGACCAGGCAGCCGCGACGGCGCCCCACCGCTTCGAGCAGCGCGGGGCCATCGAGTTGCACCGGGTCGACGCGATAGCGCGCCGCCAGCAGGGCCGGATAGCGCTCGAGCAGGATGCCGCCGAGGAAGGTCGCGACCTCCTCGTCGATCACCGCATTGCGGCCAATCGCATGGCTCGCCGCCAGCATGTAGCCGTCCGAGTCATAGTCGATCTTGGGCCACATCATGCCCGGCGTGTCGGTCAGCGTCATACCCGGCCCGAGATCGAGCGTCTGCTGGTGCTTGGTCACCGCCGGCTCGTCACCCACCTTCGCCACCTTGCGCTTCAGCAGGGCATTCATCAGCGTCGATTTGCCGACGTTGGGGATGCCCATGATCATCATCCGCAGCGGTTTGGTGCCGTCATCGCGATGCGGCGCGAGCTGACGACAGAGCGCCGGCACGCGCGCCGCATCGGACGGACTCTTCGCCGAGATCGCGACCGCCTTCACGCCGGGCTGCCGGTTATAGAAGTCCATCCAGGCCTGCGTCGCTGCCGGATCGGCGAGATCGGCCTTGTTCAGCAGCTTCAGGCAGGGACGGTTGCGGAAGCGCCGCAACTCGCCAATCATCGGATTGCTGCTCGCCTCGGGCAGGCGGGCGTCGGTCACCTCGATGACGACATCGATGGCCGCCATCGCATCGGCCGCCTTCTTGCGCGCCGAAGCCATGTGACCGGGAAACCACTGTATGGGCATGCTGGATTCACCAGTTTGGAACAGCGCGCATTATTCCACCCCGGCGGCAAATTGCGATGCAGAACTCCACGCCCGATCGGAATGGGTTCCCAGCCGAGATGGCCACGAAATGTTTTTTTGCGGTTTCCACGCGAAATAAATTCCCCACGCCCTGGAAACCGTGTATCGTGCGGCTCGCAGTCGATTCAAGCAGTGGTTGTTCTGGTGGTTACCCAGCGTGTTCTACAAGAGCGCGTGCCGGTCTGATTCCTCTGGATTACGTTTCTTGATCGTTCCTGCATTTTGGGGCGCAAGCCCAGTCATTTTTTATATGGAACGCAAATGAGCACTCAAACCGGTACCGTCAAGTGGTTCAACGACGCCAAGGGCTTCGGCTTCATCACCCCGGAAAACGGCGGCGACGACCTGTTCGCCCACTTCTCTGAAATCCAGAGCAAGGGCTTCAAGAGCCTGGCCGAAAACCAGCGCGTCGAATTCGAAGTCAAGACCGGCCCGAAGGGCCTGCAGGCGGCCAACATCCGCCCGCTGTAATCGATCCGACGTCCCAGACGTCCATCGATTCATCCGAAACGCGGCCTTGCGCCGCGTTTTTGCTTTTCCGGGGCGCCCTCGCCGGGCCCTTGCCGAACTGCCCCGCTGCGGCCACGAGCCGCTTTTTTCGTTTGCAGCGCCAGAATCGCCGATAATTGCGACTTCGCAGCGCTGCTGCACATCGCCGCCACCACGGCCCGACTGCCATGACCGACTCTGCCCGCACCGAACCCGCCAGCCCCGAGGCTGCCCTGCGCTTCGCCGACCTCGACCTGCCCACTCCCCTCCTGAATGCGCTGGCCGAAGTCGGCTACGAGACGCCGTCGCCCATCCAGGCCGCCTGCATTCCGCAATTGCTGGCGGGCCGCGACATCCTCGGCGAGGCCCAGACCGGCACCGGCAAGACGGCTGCGTTTGCGCTGCCCATGCTGGCGCGCCTAGACCTGTCCGACACGCGACCGCAGGTGCTGGTGCTCACCCCCACGCGCGAACTCGCCATCCAGGTGGCCGAGGCCTTCGCCAAGTACGCGCACCACTTGAAGAATTTCCACGTCCTCCCCATCTATGGTGGCCAGAGCATGGTGGTGCAGCTGCGCCAGCTGTCGCGTGGCGCCCAGGTCATCGTCGGCACCCCGGGCCGGGTCATGGACCACCTCGAACGCGAAAGCCTGAAGCTCGACGCACTCAAGGCCATCGTGCTCGACGAGGCCGACGAGATGCTGCGCATGGGCTTCATCGACGACGTCGAGTGGATTCTCGAGCACACCCCCGCCGAGCGCCAGACGGCGCTGTTCTCGGCCACGATGCCGAACGTGATCCGCGACGTTGCCCGCCGCCATCTGCGCGAACCGGAAGAGATCAAGATCCGCGCCGCCACCGCCACGGTGTCGAAGATCAGCCAGCGCTACTGGCTCGTCCGCGGTGTCGACAAGCTCGATGCGCTCACCCGCATCCTCGACGCCGAAGAGAGTTTCGATGCCGCCATCGTCTTCGTGCGCACCAAGATCGCCACCGACGAACTCGCCGACAAGCTCGCCGCCCGCGGCTACGCCGCCGCGGCCCTCAACGGCGACATGACCCAGGGCCTGCGCGAACGCGTGATCGAGCAGCTGAAGAACGGCGCGCTCGACATCGTCATCGCCACCGACGTTGCCGCGCGCGGCATCGACGTGCCGCGCGTGTCGCACGTCATCAACTACGACATCCCCTACGACACCGAAGCCTACGTGCACCGCATCGGCCGTACCGGCCGCGCCGGCCGTGAAGGCGTGGCGATCCTCTTCGTCGCACCGCGCGAGACGCGCATGCTGAAGATGATCGAGCGCGCCACCCGCCAGCCGATCACGCCGATCGCACTGCCGAGCAGCGAGGAAGTGACCAACCTGCGCGTGGCGCAGTTCAAGCGCCAGGTGGTCGACGCCATCGGCAGCGAGGATCTCGGCTTCTTCATGGGCGTCGTCAACGACCTGGTCGAGGAAAACGAACTCGACATCCACGAAGTCGCGGCTGCGCTGACCCTGATTGCCCAGCGCGAACGACCGCTGCAGATCGAGCAGTCCGGCCGCGGCTGGGACCTCGCCACCGCCGAGCCCGGCAGCGGCGGTCGCGCACCGCGCGAGGAGCACTTCACCACCGGCGCCCCGCGCGAGCGCACGCCGCGCCCCAACCGCGACGAGATCCTCGCGCGCCGCCGCTCGTTCGCCGACGGTGCCTTGGTGCGCTATCGCATCGAGGTCGGTCGCAACCAGGGTGCGAGCCCGAAGGAGATCGTCGGCGCCATCGCCAACGAAGGCGGAATCGAGGGCAAGTTCATCGGCCAGATTCATCTGTTCGACGACTTCTCGACGGTGGAGCTGCCGGCCAACCTGCCCGATGACCTGATGGGCATCCTGAAGCGCACGCGCGTACGCCAGATGGCGCTGAACATCCGCGCCCTGAGCGCGGCCGAGGCCGCTGCCACGCCCGAGCGCCGCCGGCCGCCACGTGACGAAGGCTTCGCGGGCGAACGGCGCGAAGGTGGCTGGCAGAAGCAGCCTGGCGGCGAGCGGGGTGACAAGTTCCCGCGCAGCGAAAAGCCCCGCGGGAACTGGGAGCGGGACGGCAAGCGCCCGGCCGGTGCACCGCGCAAGGACGACCACCCTGCGCCCCGGCGTGACGCACGGCCCGACTCGGGTGCGCACCACAAGTCGTTCTCGCGCCCGGCCAACGCGCCCTACTCCGCGGGCAAGCCGCGCAAGCGCCGCGAGGACTGAAGACATCGCGGCCGTCGCGCCAGTGTGACAACTCGGTCACGGCGGACCGGTGGCCGCGTATCGTATCCTTCGCTCCCTTTCTGACACGGACACGCGCAGTCGATGATGCATTCCCGGCGCACCTTGCTGCGCAAGCTCGTGGGGGGCCTCATGCTGGGAGGCATGGGCGGGCTGGGTGGCTGTACGCCAGCGCAACCGCTATCGGTCGCGAGCCACGTGTGGCCCGGCTACGAGTTCATGTTCGTCGCGCGTGACGAAGGCTGGCTCGACACCCGGCAGGTCCGGCTTGTCGAGACGGCATCGGCCACCGCATCGCTGGACGCCCTTGCCCGCCGCGACGTGGTTGCGGCCGCACTGACGCTGGACGAAGTCCTGCGCGCACGCGACCAGGGCCTGCCGCTGACCATCGTGCTGGTGTTCGACGTCTCGCTCGGTGCCGACGTCGTTGTCGCGCGGCCGTCGGTTACCGCGCTCAACGCCTTGCGCGGGGCCCGCATCGGTGTCGAGGAAACCGCCGTGGGTGGCGTGATGCTGGCGCTTCTGCTGCAGCACGCCGGACTCGAGACCAGTGAAGTGGTCCGCGTGCCCCTGCGTATCGACCAGCATGCGCAGGCCTGGCAGGATGGCCGCGTGGATGCGCTGATCACCTACGAACCGGTCGCGAGCACCCTCCTCGCCGGCGACGCCCACCGGCTGTTCGACAGCCGGCGCATCCCCGAGACCATCTTCGACGTTCTGGCTGTGCACCATGACTGGCTGGACGTTCACCGCAAGGCCCTGACCCACCTCATCGCCGTCCATTTTCGCGGACTTCATGCATTGCAACGCAACCCGGGCGACACGGCCTTCCGTCTCGCTCGCCGCCTCGGCCTGCCCGGGCAAGCGGTCATGCCCACCTTCCGTGGATTGTCGCTGCCAGGCATCGACGCCAACCGCGCCTATCTCGACCCCAGCGATTCGCGCCTGCGCGATGCAGCCCGCCGTGTCTCCGACCTGATGCTCCGATCTGGCCAACTGGGCCAGCCCGCGTCGCTGGACGGCCTCACGACGCCCCGCTTCCTGCCGGCCGGGGTGCGTCCATGATGCGGCGCGGGCTCCTCCTCCTGCTCGCTGCCATCACCTTCGCGCCGGGCGCCTGGGCTGGCGAGGTCCTGACCCTGGGCGTGCTCAGCTATCGTCCCAAGGCGATCATGCAGCGCACCTGGCAGCCGCTCGCGAACTACCTCACGCAGGCCGTGCCTGGCCACGAGGTTCGACTGCGCGTCCTGAACCCGGCCGAGATGGAAGGTGCGCTGCAACGCCACGAACTCGATTTCGTGTTCACGAACCCGGCGCACTACATCAGCCTGCGCTCCGGCAACCTGCTCTCCGGAGCGCTCGCCACCGTGGTCCGTGCCGAGAAGGGTCACATCGTGCCGGCCATCGGCGGTGTCATGATCGTACGCGACGACCGCGACGACATCACGACCCTGCGCGACCTCTACGGCAAGCGCGTGGCGACGCCGGCGCCCAGTTTTCTCGGTGGCTACGTCTCGCAGGCGTTCGAGATTTTCGATGCCGGTCTCGACCTCGACCGCATCCAGTTCGAGTCGAGCGCCCAGTTGCATGACCGAATCGTCGATGCCGTACTCAGGGGCGAGGCGGACGCCGGCTTCGTCCGCACCGGCGTGCTGGAGGATCTCGCACGCGAGGGGCGGACCGATATCTCGCAGCTGCGCATCCTGAACCGCCAGAATCTCCCGGGCTTTCCCTACGCGCTCTCCACCCGCCTGTATCCCGAATGGCCGCTGGTGGCGTTGCCACAGGTCAACAGCGAGACGGCGCGCGTGATCGCCGCCCGCCTGCTCAACCTCGAGGCGGACGACCCGGCCGCCATCTCCGCCGGCATTCACGGCTTCTCCATCCCCGCCGACTATGCCCCGGTCGAATCGGCGATGCGCAGCCTGCGCGCGCCTCCGTTCGACCAACTGCCCGAGTTCACCTGGCAGGACGTCTTCGACCGCTACCAGCCCGTCGTGATCTCGCTCCTCGGCGCCGGCTGCATCATCCTCGCGCTTGCCATCGGGCTCGCCCGACGCAACCGCCAACTGGACCGGTCCAACCGTCAGGCCCGGCATCTGGCGGTGGCGATGAAGCTCGAGCGCGAGCGACTGGACAACGTGATCGCCGCCACACAGGTCGGCACCTGGGAGTGGACGATCCCGACCGGCGAACTCCAGATCAATCGGCGCTGGGCCGAGATGCTGGGCTACACCCCCGAGGAGCTCGCCCCCGTCACCATCGAGACCTGGCACAGGCTCACCCACTCCGACGACCAGATCGCCATCAAGCGCAAGCTGCGGGCCCATTTCGCCGGCGAGGTGCCGGGTTTCCGCCACGACATCCGGATGCGGCACAAGGACGGACACTGGGTCTGGATCCACTCCTGCGGCAGCGTGATCACCAGCGCACGCGACGGCTCGCCGCAGCTGATGGCGGGCACGCATGAGGACATTACCGAGCGCAAGCAGTCGGAAGACGCGCTGCGCCTGTCTGCCAGCGTGTTCCAGAACAGCTACGAGGCCATCCTGATCACCGATGCGGACAACCGCATCGTGGACGTCAATCCATCATTCACCCGCATCACCGGCTACGCGCGCGAGGAGGTGCTGGGCCAGAACCCGTCCATCCTCAGCTCGGGCAAACAATCGCGCGACTTCTACACGCAGCTGTGGCGCAGCCTGCAGACCACCGACCATTGGCGTGGAGAGGTCTGGAACCGACGCAAGAATGGCGAGCTGTTCGCGGAATCGCTGTCCATCACCCGCGTGCTCGACGATAACGGCAGGCTCGTCCACCACGTGGCGGTCTTCTCGGACGTCAGCCGCCTGAAGGCGCATGCGGAGGAACTCGACCGCATCGCCCACTTCGATCCGCTGACCGGCGTGCCCAACCGCCGCCTGCTGGAGGACCGTCTGCGCCAGGCCATTGCTCACGCCGACCGCAGCCGCAGGCCGCTCGCCGTTTGCCTGCTCGACCTGGACGGCTTCAAGCCGATCAACGACCAGTATGGCCACGAGGCGGGCGACCAACTGCTCGTGGAGATCGTCGACCGCCTGCAGACGATGCTCCGCTCGGTGGATACCATTGCCCGCCTCGGTGGTGACGAGTTCGTGCTCCTGCTCGGAGACCTCGACAGCCACAGCGTCTTCGACCGCATCCTGGAAGCGGTCAGCGAACCCGTCCAGTTGCGCGACGACTGCGTTGCGGTGTCGGCCAGCATCGGGGTCGCGCTGTATCCGGACGACCAGGTCGATGCCGACACCCTGCTGCGTCATGCGGATCAGGCGATGTATCTCGCAAAGCAGCGCGGCCGCAACTGTGTGCAGGTCTTCGACTCCAGCGTCGAGGCCTCGCTGCGCCAGAAGCAGGAACTGCTGCGCCGGCTGGCGCAGGCCCTCGAGCAGGGCGAGTTCGTGCTCCACTTCCAGCCCAAGGTCGACATGCTCGAGCGCCGGCCGGTAGGCGCCGAGGCCCTGGTGCGCTGGAACCATCCCGAAGTCGGACTGCGCCCCCCCGCCGACTTCCTGCCTGCACTCGAAGGCAACGAACTCGAGATCACCCTGGGCGAATGGGTCATCCGCACGGCGCTCGAGCAGGTCGCCAACTGGCGCGCAGCGGGTCTCGACCTGCCGGTGGCCGTCAACATCAGTGCGCGCCATCTGCTCAAGGCGAACTTCGTCGCCGACCTGAAGGCGATGCTCGACGAACATCCGGACATCGCGCCCGACCGGCTCGAACTCGAGATCGTCGAGTCGACCGCGATCACCGACATGAATGCGGCGCTCGATGTGCTGACGGCCTGTCGTGCATTGGGCGTGCGGCTCGCCCTTGATGATTTCGGCACCGGCTACGCCTCGCTGGCCTACTTCCGCCGCCTGCCGGTCGACCTGCTGAAGATCGATCGCAGCTTCGTGCGCGACATGCTGTCCGACGCCGACGACCGCGCGATCGTGCTCAGCGTGGTCCATCTGGCCCAGGCGTTCGACCGCCAGGTGATTGCCGAGGGCGTCGAGACCATGGATCATGCCGAGGCCCTGATCGAGATCGGCTGCCGGCTCGGCCAGGGCTACGGCATCGCGCGGCCGATGCCCGCAGCGCACGTCCCCGGCT
This genomic window from Thauera humireducens contains:
- the ylqF gene encoding ribosome biogenesis GTPase YlqF, which gives rise to MPIQWFPGHMASARKKAADAMAAIDVVIEVTDARLPEASSNPMIGELRRFRNRPCLKLLNKADLADPAATQAWMDFYNRQPGVKAVAISAKSPSDAARVPALCRQLAPHRDDGTKPLRMMIMGIPNVGKSTLMNALLKRKVAKVGDEPAVTKHQQTLDLGPGMTLTDTPGMMWPKIDYDSDGYMLAASHAIGRNAVIDEEVATFLGGILLERYPALLAARYRVDPVQLDGPALLEAVGRRRGCLVKGGGLDLEKAALILLQDYRDGVLGRISLETPESRARMIAVADAARAEAAGSEQGSGDDGEE
- a CDS encoding cold-shock protein, with protein sequence MSTQTGTVKWFNDAKGFGFITPENGGDDLFAHFSEIQSKGFKSLAENQRVEFEVKTGPKGLQAANIRPL
- a CDS encoding DEAD/DEAH box helicase, yielding MTDSARTEPASPEAALRFADLDLPTPLLNALAEVGYETPSPIQAACIPQLLAGRDILGEAQTGTGKTAAFALPMLARLDLSDTRPQVLVLTPTRELAIQVAEAFAKYAHHLKNFHVLPIYGGQSMVVQLRQLSRGAQVIVGTPGRVMDHLERESLKLDALKAIVLDEADEMLRMGFIDDVEWILEHTPAERQTALFSATMPNVIRDVARRHLREPEEIKIRAATATVSKISQRYWLVRGVDKLDALTRILDAEESFDAAIVFVRTKIATDELADKLAARGYAAAALNGDMTQGLRERVIEQLKNGALDIVIATDVAARGIDVPRVSHVINYDIPYDTEAYVHRIGRTGRAGREGVAILFVAPRETRMLKMIERATRQPITPIALPSSEEVTNLRVAQFKRQVVDAIGSEDLGFFMGVVNDLVEENELDIHEVAAALTLIAQRERPLQIEQSGRGWDLATAEPGSGGRAPREEHFTTGAPRERTPRPNRDEILARRRSFADGALVRYRIEVGRNQGASPKEIVGAIANEGGIEGKFIGQIHLFDDFSTVELPANLPDDLMGILKRTRVRQMALNIRALSAAEAAATPERRRPPRDEGFAGERREGGWQKQPGGERGDKFPRSEKPRGNWERDGKRPAGAPRKDDHPAPRRDARPDSGAHHKSFSRPANAPYSAGKPRKRRED
- a CDS encoding ABC transporter substrate-binding protein, which gives rise to MMHSRRTLLRKLVGGLMLGGMGGLGGCTPAQPLSVASHVWPGYEFMFVARDEGWLDTRQVRLVETASATASLDALARRDVVAAALTLDEVLRARDQGLPLTIVLVFDVSLGADVVVARPSVTALNALRGARIGVEETAVGGVMLALLLQHAGLETSEVVRVPLRIDQHAQAWQDGRVDALITYEPVASTLLAGDAHRLFDSRRIPETIFDVLAVHHDWLDVHRKALTHLIAVHFRGLHALQRNPGDTAFRLARRLGLPGQAVMPTFRGLSLPGIDANRAYLDPSDSRLRDAARRVSDLMLRSGQLGQPASLDGLTTPRFLPAGVRP
- a CDS encoding EAL domain-containing protein; translation: MMRRGLLLLLAAITFAPGAWAGEVLTLGVLSYRPKAIMQRTWQPLANYLTQAVPGHEVRLRVLNPAEMEGALQRHELDFVFTNPAHYISLRSGNLLSGALATVVRAEKGHIVPAIGGVMIVRDDRDDITTLRDLYGKRVATPAPSFLGGYVSQAFEIFDAGLDLDRIQFESSAQLHDRIVDAVLRGEADAGFVRTGVLEDLAREGRTDISQLRILNRQNLPGFPYALSTRLYPEWPLVALPQVNSETARVIAARLLNLEADDPAAISAGIHGFSIPADYAPVESAMRSLRAPPFDQLPEFTWQDVFDRYQPVVISLLGAGCIILALAIGLARRNRQLDRSNRQARHLAVAMKLERERLDNVIAATQVGTWEWTIPTGELQINRRWAEMLGYTPEELAPVTIETWHRLTHSDDQIAIKRKLRAHFAGEVPGFRHDIRMRHKDGHWVWIHSCGSVITSARDGSPQLMAGTHEDITERKQSEDALRLSASVFQNSYEAILITDADNRIVDVNPSFTRITGYAREEVLGQNPSILSSGKQSRDFYTQLWRSLQTTDHWRGEVWNRRKNGELFAESLSITRVLDDNGRLVHHVAVFSDVSRLKAHAEELDRIAHFDPLTGVPNRRLLEDRLRQAIAHADRSRRPLAVCLLDLDGFKPINDQYGHEAGDQLLVEIVDRLQTMLRSVDTIARLGGDEFVLLLGDLDSHSVFDRILEAVSEPVQLRDDCVAVSASIGVALYPDDQVDADTLLRHADQAMYLAKQRGRNCVQVFDSSVEASLRQKQELLRRLAQALEQGEFVLHFQPKVDMLERRPVGAEALVRWNHPEVGLRPPADFLPALEGNELEITLGEWVIRTALEQVANWRAAGLDLPVAVNISARHLLKANFVADLKAMLDEHPDIAPDRLELEIVESTAITDMNAALDVLTACRALGVRLALDDFGTGYASLAYFRRLPVDLLKIDRSFVRDMLSDADDRAIVLSVVHLAQAFDRQVIAEGVETMDHAEALIEIGCRLGQGYGIARPMPAAHVPGWIVWYTAATGEAAAEHG